Below is a genomic region from Desulfobacter sp..
CCTGAAGCAGATGGCAAACATGCACAATCCAGTGCCAGCGGTATAACCGGGAAAATGGGAATGCGCCCCTTCATCGGTTAATTTGCCGGGCTTGAGCAAAATATTATCCGGTATCCCAACCTTGCCGATATCATGAAGAGGTGCAGACTTATATAAGAGCTCTATGGTTTCATCATTTAAAGCATCTTTGAATTTTGGATGATCTTTTAATTGGGCGGCTAAAATTTTAACATACCCCCGGGTTCGCTTAATATGCCCGCCTGTTTCCGGATCCCGATATTCGGCCAGGGTGCCCATACTTTCAATGGTGACATCCTGGGTCAAAGAAATTTTTTCTTCTGCCGCTTTGAGTTTGGATATGTCCTTGGCGATTGTGGCGATGCCGATGGGGTGATTATTGTCATCTTTTAAAACAGACAGGGTTAATAATACGGGAATAATTTTTTTTTCTATGTTCCATCTTAACCCCTCTATATTTTTGACCCTTTCTCCTTTTTTACTCCGCCTGAGCAAATCATCCGCCTCCTTGTACCGTTCCGGAGGTACTATGGTTTTTATGGGCTTGCCCACAAGATCTTCATGGGACCATCCATAGGCAAGTTTGGCTTCATTATTCATATCAATGACAATACCGTCAAGATCCTCAATAAGAATTGGCACGGTTGCATCCATAAACACCTTAGACATTCGTCGATATTTTTCTTCTAATTTTTTTTGCCTGCTAATATCTTTTACAAATGTCGCCACGGCCGTTGGTTTTCCAGCCTCGTCTTTGAGCAATGACAAGGTGATCAAAACCGGTATAATCGTCTTGGATTTATCCCATCTCAACCCTTCAACATTTCTGACGCCCTTACCTTCCCTGCAACGTTCCAGCAGTTCATCTGCCTGCTTGTGCCTGTCAAAAGGAACGATTGTTTTGATCGGTTTTCCGATCAACTCTTTCCTGGACCATCCATAAGATCGCTCGGCTTCTAAATTCATATCCACGACAATCCCATGAAGATCTTCAATAAGAATTGGATCGGTGGCATCCATGAATACTTTTGTCAATAAGTGGGTGTTGACTTTATTTTTTTCAATCTGAGTCATACGATCCTCCAGTGAATCGAACAGCCATGATTTAGCAGCCGTGTCTGCAGGGTGCTATTTATTGCTGAATCAGGACCTCTTGGTTGTTTTTAAGTCCAATACCAATTTTTTTTCGAGGGGTGGTATAAACAGACAGGATCATTTCATCCCTCTTTGATATGCATCGTATTGTCACGTGTTAAAATCGCCGCCCGGGCAAAGAGCGAACACGCCATGGGCTTAGGACATTCCGGTAATATTATTTTCTCTGTAACCTTTTATTTATCTTCCGATAATTGGCCAAATCAAAAAAAGAGTAGCACACCACCTGAAATAATCATCCCTGGTACTAAAAAGCAACAGAAAACCGATAATACACGACTCACCTATTCGGTTGTCATAAACATTGGCATGCACCCAAATTGTTTTTTGGCAACAGATCAATTTCAGCTATTCAGATTTAAACATACTCCTTGGGATTTGGTTTCCAGAGGGCTCAGGCCCAACGGAATTTATGATAGCTATTCTCTGTAAAATATTTTATATCTTTTTTGATGCCCCTTGTTTAAGTGTTTGCTTAAATGCGGGACTTACCCAAACCACTATAGGAAAAAGGTTTTTATATGACCCCCAAACTGATTCCAAATGGATTTCACCACGTGGGAAATTGCATCCGCCCGCCAAGTGAAGCCAATGCCATACTCCTCCAGGCAACACTGGGTTGCTCCCACTCTAAATGCACCTTTTGCGGTGCTTATGAAGGCAAACCATTTGCCCTGAAAGAAAGAAAATACCTGGAAGACGATTTTGAATTTGCCAAAAGATACTGCCGGCACCAGGACCGGGTTTTTGTCATGGACGGAGACGCACTTATCATGCCCATGAAAGACTGGAAATGGCTCCTGGAGATGATCCACGAGCACCTGCCATGGGTCAAAAGGATCACCTGCTATGCCAATTTAAAATCCATTTGCCTTAAAACAGATGAGCAATTGGCCTATCTTCATCAAAACGGTCTAAAGGCTGTTTTTCTCGGGTTGGAATCAGGCCATGCACAGGTCCGAAAAGAGATCAAAAAAGGCGGCACCCCAGAAGAGTTAATCCGGCACTGCCGGCGCCTCAGAGCTTCGGGCATCAAATTGGTCACCATTGTGCTGCTGGGACTGGGTCAAATTGAATTGAGCCTTGCCCATGCCCGGGAAACAGGAAAAGCCCTGACGGCCATAGATCCTGAAGCGGTCAGTGCCCTAAGCCTCATCCCCTTGCCAAACACCCCCCTAGGCCGGGCCTTTGAACGGGGTGAATATAAGATTCCCGATGCCCTGGGCATGATAAAAGAACTCAGAGAACTGGTAAAGCACACCACCCTGACAAGGGGGGCGTTCCGGTCGGTTCATGCCAGCAATTATTTGTCGGTTGATGCCAGGTTTCCCCAGGATAAAACAGCAGTGCTCAAAACCCTGGATCTGGCAATGAACGGCGATATCGACCTTAAACCGGAATGGATGCGCGGACTATAATACCTTTTAAGGATTTTTTCTTCCCCGGGGAGGCCATGGTCAGGCAATCAACATTGACATGCCTGACACCCCCATGGTTCTGGCCGGTGCAAAATAATATTTTTTTATATTAGGAACTTTGTTCAAATCCATTAATTTTCTATACCTAAAAAAAGATTTCACAGAACTTTCACAGGTATTTCCAGCCCTTCCCCTTTGATCTGGTTTGGCGCAAGTATCTGTGTTCTTTAAAAATGCTTAACACCTTTGGCAGGGTCCTTTAGGTATGTACGAGCCTGTACATTTTAAATTTGGAGAAAAAATGATTTTCCGGTATTTTAATTTTTTTATATTTACACTCTTTAGCGGCTTCTTTATGGGGTCTGCCTGTGGAGAGTTTATGTAAAATATCGGAAGATATCAGGTAAACTCGAACCATGGGCAGACTGGCAGCCAGTACCCATGGTTTTTGTATTTAAGGGACTGTGGGGAAATTCGACCCGCATTTTAAGTTTTCAGTCAGTTCTGGGTCGAGCCAATAAAACCCATGGGTAATTTTCATATTTTAATCATTTTTTTAAATTAAAGGAGAAAATGAAAATGGTAATGAAAAAAATGGCAATTGCCGCCCTGGCCCTGACCCTTATCTGTTTACCCGCATCAGGCCTCATGGCCGGGACCGTGTATAAGGTGGGGGGCATTTTCTCTTCCACCGGCCGGGCCTCTTTTCTGGGGGATCCGGAAAAAAAGACCATGGAAATGATGGTCGAAAAAATCAATGCCCAGGGCGGTATTGACGGAGTCATGCTCGAAGCGGTGATCTATGATTCAGAAGGCGACCCTGCCAAGGCGGTGAGCGCTGTAAACAAGCTGATCCACAAGGACAAGGTTTTGGCCATCATCGGTCCTTCAACCACACCCACAACCCTGGCCATTGTCAATTTTGTAGAACGGGCAAAAGTGCCTTTGATCTCCTGCGCCGCAGGCGTTAAGATCACCTCGCCTGTAAAACCCTGGGTATTTAAGACCGCCCAGAGCGATCTTCTGGCCGTGGCTGCCGTGTATCAGCATATGCAGGCGGCAGGCATTAAAAAAATCGGGGTGCTGACCGTGTCCAACTCCTTTGGGGAAAGCGGGAAACACCAGCTTTTAAACCAGGCTGAACATTTTGGTCTGGAAGTAGTAAAAGCGGAAAGCTTCGGGGCCAAGGATACAGATACCACAGCCCAGCTTACCAAGATCAAGGCCGCCTCTCCTGATGCCATTGTCTGCTGAGGAACCAATCCCGGACCTGCGGTTGTCGCTAAAAACGTCAAACAGCTTAAGATTGATCTTCCCTTGTACCAAAGCCATGGGGTTGCCTCTCCCAAATTCATCGAGCTTGCAGGGGATGCAGCAGAAGGCATTATTCTGCCCACAGGCAAAATTCTGGTCACCCCGCTTTTAGATGAGACTGATGTTCAAAAAAAGATCCTCACCAGCTACCAGAATAACTATCACGCCAAATACAAGGGCAATGTCTCAGGGTTCGGCGGGTATGCCTATGATGCTGTAAACATTCTTGCAGCAGCCCTCAAAGGAAGCAATGGAGACAAGGATAAAATCCGCCAGGCCCTTGAAGCCACACAAAATCATGTGGGCGCCACAGGTGAATTTAACTTTTCGGCCAAGGATCACAATGGGCTGTCTCCTGAAGCCTTTGTCATGGTGGAAATTAAAAACAGCACCTGGAAACTGATCAAATAAACATGGTCACCCATGAAAATCTCCCAGCTTATTATTTAAGGTAAATCCATGCAGGAAATCATTCAGTATCTTTTTTCAGGCATTACCACCGGCGCCATATATGCGGTGATTGCCGTGGGTCTGTCCATGCTCTACGCCTCAACCGAACTCATCAACTTTGCCCATGGGGAATTTGTCATGGTCGGAGCCATGGCACTGGTCACCCTCTGGGTTCACCTGGGCCTGCCCCTGCCCATCGCAATGGCAGGGGCTGTGCTCCTGGGCTGTGTCCTGGGGCTCTTGTTTGAACGATTTGCCATACGCCAGGTCAAAACCCCCAACCCCATTGTCCTTGTGATCATCACCGTGGGGGCCTCTATTTTTCTGCGGGGCCTTGGAATGGTGGCCTGGGGAAAAGACCCTTTCAGCATTCCCTCTTTTTCCAGTCATGACTCCATTGAAATTGCAGGGGCAGCACTTTTGCCCCAGAGCATCTGGATTGTGGGAACAGCCCTGCTCCTGGCAGGAGGCATTCATTTTTTCCTTAAAAAAACCCTCATGGACAAAGCCATGGTGGCCTACGCCGTAAATCAGACGGCTGCCTTTCTCACTGGCATTCCATCGGAAAGAATGGGGGTGCTGGCCTTTGCCATCAGCACGGGATGCGGCGCCATTGCCGGGATCTTTATTGCCCCCATCACCATGAGTTCCTATGATATGGGCACCATGCTGGGGCTCAAAGGCTTTTGCGCGGCAATGATCGGGGGACTTGGAAGTCTCTGGGGCGCCTTTGCCGGAGGAATTTTGCTGGGGGTGCTGGAATCTTTGGGCGCCGGCCTGATTTCATCGGGCCTCAAGGATGCCATTGCCTTTATTCTGCTTCTCCTGATCCTCTATGTCCGTCCCGGAGGCATTTTTTCAGCCCAGGAGGCCAAACGGTTTTAATATGGATGCCATCAAGAAACAACACTGGAGAGAAAACACCATCTTTCTGGGACTGATCCTCCTGGCCGGAGGCATGACCGAAAACACCTACTATCTCCAGATCATGACCTTTATCGGCATCAACACCCTTTTGGCATTGGGGCTTAATATGCTCATGGGGTATGCAGGCCAGGTATCACTTGGCCATGCCGCCTTTTACGGTATCGGGGCCTATACCACGGCCATTCTGTCCGGCAGCTTTGGATTTTCCCCCTGGATCGCCCTGGTCTGTGCTGTGGCCTGTGCCGTATTCATTGCCCTTGTGGTGGGACTTCCCACCCTCCGTCTCTCGGGATACTATCTGGGAATGGGCACCCTGGGGTTTGGCATGATCGTTAATATTTTATTCAGGGAATGGTCCAGTGTGACCGGCGGTGCTTCCGGGTTTGTGGGAATTCCCGTACTCCAAGCAGGACCGGTCTCTTTTATGTCGGGGAAAAACTATTTTTTTCTGGTCTGGGGAGTGGTGCTTCTGGCCATCCTTGTCTGCAAAAGAATTTTATCCTCGCGCATGGGAAGAGGGCTGCGCGCCATCCATGACGGGGAAAACGCCGCCCTGGCCGTGGGCGTAAACACCCATTATCTAAAACTTCAGATCTTTATGTTTTCGGCAGCCCTGGGCGCTGTGGCCGGATTCTTATATGCCCATTTTGTCCTTTTTATCTCCCCTGAGTCCTTTGGATTCATGGTTTCAGTAAAAATGGTAACCATGGTGGTTATCGGCGGGATGACCAGTGTCTGGGGGGCTGTTTTAGGGGCTGCCCTGCTCACCCTTTTACCCGAAGTTCTCCACGGGTTTGCCGAGTATGAAATGATCATTTTCGGCCTGATCCTCATGACGGTGATGATTTTCATGCCCCAGGGCCTGACCCGGGGATTTATTGATATTTACCAGAGGGCAAGGAAAAAAAGACAATGATATCCCCTTCAAAAAAAGAGATGGACCGTTCCAGGGATGATAAAAAGAGCCAGGCCCGAAAAATTCTCAAGGTTCAGGGCCTGACCAAGATGTTCGGAGGGGTCAGGGCCCAGGACAATATCAGTTTTTCCATTGAACAAGGCATTGTATGCGGGCTGATCGGCCCCAACGGGGCAGGCAAGACCACCTTGTTCAACATGATCACAGGAATTTACCCCCCGGACAAGGGACAGGTGATTTTCAACGAGAAAGACACCCGTAAAATGGCGGTGCACCAGCGGGTCAAGGCCGGCATTGCAAGGACCTTTCAGCATGTGGAGCTGTTCAGCTCCATGACCCTGGTTGAAAATATCATGGTCGGCATGCATGTCAGAACAAAGACCGGATTCTGGGGCGCTGTGACCTGCCTGCCCTGGGTACAAAAGGAAGAAAAACAGGCCCGGCAGAAAGCCTTTGATCTCCTTGAGTTTACCGGGTTGAGCCCGTATGCCCAAACCCCTGCCTGCGACCTTCCTGTGGGCCGCCAGAAAATGGCGGAGATTGCCAGGGCCCTGGCCTCAGATCCCCTTTTACTGCTTTTGGACGAACCGGCCGCAGGCCTCAATGCCGTAGAGACCGAGACCTTGGGCAAACTCATTGCACGGGTCAAAAAAAAGGGGGTGACCATGATGCTAGTGGAACACGACATGAGCCTTGCCATGGGGATCTCAGACAAAATCATTGTCCTTGACCAGGGCATAAAACTGGCCCAGGGCACCCCAAGACAAATTCAGAACAATGAAGCGGTCATGGCCGCCTACCTGGGACAGGGGTAATTCATGCTCAAGATTAAAAATCTTAAATGCCGTTACGGCAGTATTGTGGCCATTCACGGGGTCAGCCTCTCGGTTAAGCAAGGAGAGCTGATCTCCATTATCGGGGCCAACGGGGCCGGAAAAAGCTCTTTGCTCCTGGCCATTTGCGGGCTTTTAAAAAACTGGTCAGGAGAAATCTTTTTCAAGGATCTCCCCATCAAGGGGATGTCTCCTCCGGCCATTGTCAAGTCCGGTATCAGCATGGTGCCCGAAGGCCGGCAGATTTTTTATCCCTTGAGTGTCATGGACAATCTTGAAATGGGGGCCTTTACCCGGTACCAAAAGGGAGAAAAAAAACAAGTGGCAAAGGACTTTGAGATGGTCATGGATATGTTCCCCATTTTAAGGAAACGGGCAGACCAGCTGGCAGGGACGTTGTCCGGCGGAGAGCAGCAGATGCTGGACATTGCCAGAGCCTTGATGGCAAGACCCTCCCTCCTTGTTCTGGACGAGCCCTCCATGGGGCTTGCCCCGAAATTTGTGGAGATGATTTTTAAGACCGTCCAGCACCTGAGAAACCAGGGGGTGACCATCCTTTTGGTGGAACAAAATGCCAGGGCCGCACTCAAAATTTCTGACCGGGGCTATGTGCTTGAAACCGGAAAAATGGTACTCCAGGGCAGTGCAGATGAACTTTTAGTGGATGATGATGTCAAGCGGGCCTATCTGGGTCAGGATTATGGGAATTTTTATGACGGGAGGGATTGATGATGCCGGATATGACCTTTGAAGAAAAAGAACAACTCAAACTGGAAAGACTCCAGAGCACCTTGAACCGGGCCTATAAAAATGTTCCCTTCCACCGCAAACGGTTCACGGAGAATACGCTTCTTCCCCAGGATATTGTGGCTCTCAAGGATATTGTGGCTCTCAAGGATATTGAAAAACTGCCCTTTATGGACCGATCCCATTTGAGCACCCATTACCCTTACGGTCTATTTGCCGTGCCCCTAAGGGACATCGTTCGTATCCATACCGCTCCCGGAACAGGAAAAAATCCATCCATCAGCGGATATACCAAGGCAGATCTTTTGATCTGGAAAAAACTTGTGGCCAGAAGCTATGAGGCTGCCGGCATCACCCAGATGGATATTATCCAGATTCACCTGCCCCCGGGACTTGCCAATTGGGGACGGGATTACAAAGACGGGGGCGAGGCTGTGGGGGCAGGGGTTATTCCAAACAGCTCACTTTCCCTGTCAAAAACCTTGATGGTGATCAGGGATTATAAAACCACCACCCTTGTCACCACCCCTGCCTTTGCAGAAAAGCTCATGGCGCATATGTTTGACCTGGGCCAGAACCCCAATGAACTCAACCTCAAGCGGATCATTCTTGTGGGAGAACCTGTGACCGGGAAAACCTTATCTAACCTGGCAGAACGCCTGCATGTGGATGTGTGGCTCAATTACGGACTCAGTGAAATCCCGGGACCAGCCATTGCCCATGACTGCGGCACAACACCCTTGGGAACAGACCATGGCCATCGCCTCCTCCACATCAATGACGATCATATTTTACCGGAAATCATAGATCCTGAAACAGGCACCCGGGTTGAATCCGGAAAAAAAGGAGAATTGGTACTGACCACACTTTCGGCCAGGGCCTTGCCCCTGATCCGGTTCCGCACAGGCGACATGGCAAAATTTGTGACCCAGCCCTGCGGGTGCGCCTCTGTTTTGATGAAAATTGAATGGCTGGACGAACGGGCGGATAATGCGATCATCATTTCCGGAATCAAGGTCAGCCGGGACCAGGTAAAACAATATCTTAAGGCCGCCTTAAAATGCAAAACCCCTGACTGCACCATGGAAAAAATCCGCCAGAACGGCAGTGAAATCCTCATGATCTCCCTGGTCATGGATGAGACGCTTTTTTCCGACGAAATCAAGGGACTGGAAAGACTCATGGCCGGCACCCAGAAAAAACTCACAGAACAGACAGGCATCCCTGTCAAAATCGGCCTGGTTCAAAAAAGGGAATAAAACGAATCGGATTCAAGCATAATAACCGTGGTTAAATTCAGTCTATGGTTTGAAATTCAAAATCGGGTAGAGATCTGAATTTTCTGATTCATAGAAAGGCTGATCTGTACCTAATGTTTCAACACGGCTGTTTATCCGAACTCAGAGGATTGTTAATAAAGCTGGAACCTTTTTGGCTATCTTGACAGATAGTTCACCCAAGGCACGAATCCTGCCGGCCAATTGAGCCTGATTTTCGTTCCTTGCAGAGGCTTCCTGAACAACGGCCATTAATTGCTCATACATGGCCTCGTCACGGGTATCGGGTGTGATGTTTTCGATTGTATCAGGATCAAGGCTCCGCAGGCCTTTATACTCGTTTGCAAGAGAGCCTTCAAGTGCCAAACGGGCGCGTTCTGCCGCAAGGTCCATTTGTGCAAACAAGGCGTCAAGATCAGTATAATCAGTCATTTTAATTCTCCTCAGGCTTTATTTGGTTGATGGTCTCTTTTATTTTCAACAAAACCTCTTCGACTTTGTCCATTTTCCCTTCTGCTTTTTCGAGGGCGTTCAAAATTCTGTGTCAGTTAAATGAAAGCTGATATACTCAGCTAAATAAGGAGAACTGACATGACCGAAGAAAACACCGAATTTGATTTTCAAAAAGCCCTTAAAGGCATCCAGGAAGGTAAACCCTTCACAGGTAAGGGCGGCGTCCTTACATCATTAATCAAAAATCTTGCTGAAGCTGCTCTTGAAGGAGAGTTGGAGTCCCATCTCGGGCAGGAAGTTTCTGCCAACCGCCGTAATGGAAAAAGCAAAAAGACCATTAAATCCCTGGATGGTAAATTTGAGCTGGAAACCCCGCGTGACAGGGCCGGAACCTTCTCTCCACAGATCGTCAAAAAACATCAGACAACGCTCAGCGATGAAATTGAAAGAAAGATAATAGCCCTTTACGGCCTGGGCATGAGTTATAATGATATGGCTTCCCATTTACAGGAAATCTATGGACTTGAGATTTCAAATGCCACTCTGAGCACCATTACCGATAAAATCATCCATACCGTCAAAGAATGGCAGGCCAGGCCGTTGGAAAATGTGTACCCAATCGTATGGCTTGATGCCATACATTATAAAGTACGAGAAAACGGAAAGGTCGGCAGCAAAGCCGTTTACACAATTCTTGGGGTGAATATCGAGGGCCGCAAAGAGGTTCTTGGGCTGTACATATCCGAGAATGAGGGTGCGAACTTCTGGCTGCAGGTGTTAACAGACCTTTCAAACCGAGGGGTAAAAGATATCCTGATTGCCTGTGTTGATGGTCTAAAAGGTTTTCCCGAGGCCATTGAGACCATATTCCCGGACACAGAAGTTCAACTCTGCGTAGTCCACCAGATCCGAAATTCATTGAAATACGTTGGTTCCAAAAATAAAAAGGAATTTATGGCAGATCTAAAACGTGTTTATAAAGCGGTCAATAAGGATCTGGCCGAAGAAGAACTGGATATCTTGGAAAATAAATGGAATGACAAATACCCGATTGTGATAAAATCCTGGCGGAACAACTGGGAACGCCTCAGTCATTTCTTTAAATATCCAGAAGAGATTCGACGGATAATATACACCACAAATACCATTGAGGCTGTGCATCGACAGTTTCGAAAACTGACCAAAACAAAGGGATCATTCCCGAACCAGGACAGCCTGTTAAAGCTGCTTTACATGGGGATCCAGAACGCCAGTAAAAAATGGACAATGCCGATTCAAAATTGGTCACTGACAATTTCCCAGTTGGCAATTTTCTTTGAAGGCCGGCTGGATAAAGAGCTGGGAATTTGATAGGGATTTATTTACAGATGGAAAAGATGGTTCCAGGAACTCCACTCCAGCAAAAGTCAACTCCTCCGACGTGGCTGATTGAAGGCCCATTCTCGGACCTGACTTTTACTTCCGCTGGCGCTGAGGCAGATCCGAGAACCGAAACCGTGACACAGAATTCTGAACATTCCCGCTTTTCTGCCTCTTCAATCAAACAACTGATGCGGTTGGATACTTTTTCGGTATTTTCAGATAATTTTTCACGCATTCCTTCAAGACCGACAGTCTTCAGGACGTCATTCTGGGCATCATGGACGTTTCGCACGGAGGCAAGATGACCGGAAATTATTGCTTGAGCTGCCTGCAATTGCCGATGAGAGGCATCTATGTCCTCGATAAGCTGATTTCGCTGGGATCTTACCGGATTGAGCAGTTCGCCTCTTTTCTTCTCAATGACTTCGTAGGATTTTTCCACAAACCGGGTCAGTACCGGCAAAAGATTTTCAGGCGCATTTTCTACAATCCCTTTGACCTTATCATCCAGCCTGTAATCGTCTGCAAACTTTTTAATGTATGCAGGCGCTTATATCTCATCAATAAATTTGTTGATATCTTTTTCCATAATATCAAAAAGAAGTGAGGCCAATGCTCTGTGAGCCCTGTGGACTTCCTCAAGATCACGACCAACGGTATTGGCCAACTCAATTGACGCCTTGGGGACACTTGCACACGAACTCAAAATAAGTGCAAACCCCAAAAATATAAAAAGCAGAACTCTTTGAACAGGATGTTTGGTTAATTTCATCTTGGCTCCTATTTTTAAATTATTGTCAAATTAAAGGCCCTTGTTTTGCCATTGAATCGTCAAGGCTAAGTTTATGACTTTCATGTAATTGCTGCTCTATCTGAAAAACTTCGCCGAAATAAGCGTCTCCATTTTCAGTTTTGGCATCAAACGAACATGAATTTTCGCTTCATTGAGAAACAATACCACAGCGAGGCATTGTTCAATTATGGGGTTGGTCCCTGAATTGACAAGGGCAATTTTACCCAGGCCGTTAAAGCATCGTGACCTTACTGCGAAAGGTCTGCAAAGCCGCAGATAAATTAAAACCGGTTCGCCCCAAGGGTGACAATTTACCCCTTAAAACTGGCGTGGCAACTTATTACAAGTCACTGTATTTAATACTCTTACAATTCAATTTACCCAAAGTATCATGAAATATCCTGGCCAAACCATGGAACCTATATATTTATACCCGATGCTCTTCTTCCAAATCCAGGGTCAGTTTTTTTTTGTCCTTGATGCTGTCAATAACAAAAGATGATTGGATTTTTTGGATCCCCTGAATCTGGGTGAGTTTGTTGTTCATGAACTCGCCATAAGCCTTGATATCCCTGGCGATGACCTTGAGAATGAAATCATTGGCTCCTGCAATCTGATAGCACTCAATCACCTCTTCAAGCTGGCAGAATCGTTCCTTGATCTGTGCAACCGAGGACAGCTTGCTTAAACTCAGGGAGATGGAAACCAGGGCCATGATGGAAAAACCGATCTTTTCGTGGTCCACCACTGCCGTGAAATGAGAAATCACCCCTGAAAGTTCCAGGCGCTTGACCCGCTCCAGAGTTGCCGGCGCAGAAATCCCCACAATTTTAGACAATTTTGCATTGGTCATTTTCCCATTTTCCTGAAGGGTATTAAGTATTTTTTTATCGATTCTGTCCAATAGTCCATGTCCCCTGAATTAAATTAAAATTTTCGCCTTTCCATGGTTATAGTTTTATGATCCCTTTCGCAATACTTTACCCTGATTCGTCCAAAAAACTTTGTATTTTAATTGTAAAAAGGCCTTTGATGAATATCTTTTAACTTGCCTGGTGAATTATAAGTTAATCTATTTTTCAAAATTTGAAGGGAAACATTTTGTACCCAAGCCTGTTAAACAATCCAATTCTCAAACCGATATTCTACCTGGTTGCCAGGATAGGACTCTTTATCTTTGGATGGAAAACCTGCGGCAAAATGCCTGCTATGAAAAAATTTATTCTCATTGCAGCACCCCATT
It encodes:
- a CDS encoding PAS domain S-box protein codes for the protein MTQIEKNKVNTHLLTKVFMDATDPILIEDLHGIVVDMNLEAERSYGWSRKELIGKPIKTIVPFDRHKQADELLERCREGKGVRNVEGLRWDKSKTIIPVLITLSLLKDEAGKPTAVATFVKDISRQKKLEEKYRRMSKVFMDATVPILIEDLDGIVIDMNNEAKLAYGWSHEDLVGKPIKTIVPPERYKEADDLLRRSKKGERVKNIEGLRWNIEKKIIPVLLTLSVLKDDNNHPIGIATIAKDISKLKAAEEKISLTQDVTIESMGTLAEYRDPETGGHIKRTRGYVKILAAQLKDHPKFKDALNDETIELLYKSAPLHDIGKVGIPDNILLKPGKLTDEGAHSHFPGYTAGTGLCMFAICFRQFQRPAL
- a CDS encoding radical SAM protein codes for the protein MTPKLIPNGFHHVGNCIRPPSEANAILLQATLGCSHSKCTFCGAYEGKPFALKERKYLEDDFEFAKRYCRHQDRVFVMDGDALIMPMKDWKWLLEMIHEHLPWVKRITCYANLKSICLKTDEQLAYLHQNGLKAVFLGLESGHAQVRKEIKKGGTPEELIRHCRRLRASGIKLVTIVLLGLGQIELSLAHARETGKALTAIDPEAVSALSLIPLPNTPLGRAFERGEYKIPDALGMIKELRELVKHTTLTRGAFRSVHASNYLSVDARFPQDKTAVLKTLDLAMNGDIDLKPEWMRGL
- a CDS encoding branched-chain amino acid ABC transporter permease; translation: MQEIIQYLFSGITTGAIYAVIAVGLSMLYASTELINFAHGEFVMVGAMALVTLWVHLGLPLPIAMAGAVLLGCVLGLLFERFAIRQVKTPNPIVLVIITVGASIFLRGLGMVAWGKDPFSIPSFSSHDSIEIAGAALLPQSIWIVGTALLLAGGIHFFLKKTLMDKAMVAYAVNQTAAFLTGIPSERMGVLAFAISTGCGAIAGIFIAPITMSSYDMGTMLGLKGFCAAMIGGLGSLWGAFAGGILLGVLESLGAGLISSGLKDAIAFILLLLILYVRPGGIFSAQEAKRF
- a CDS encoding branched-chain amino acid ABC transporter permease; translation: MDAIKKQHWRENTIFLGLILLAGGMTENTYYLQIMTFIGINTLLALGLNMLMGYAGQVSLGHAAFYGIGAYTTAILSGSFGFSPWIALVCAVACAVFIALVVGLPTLRLSGYYLGMGTLGFGMIVNILFREWSSVTGGASGFVGIPVLQAGPVSFMSGKNYFFLVWGVVLLAILVCKRILSSRMGRGLRAIHDGENAALAVGVNTHYLKLQIFMFSAALGAVAGFLYAHFVLFISPESFGFMVSVKMVTMVVIGGMTSVWGAVLGAALLTLLPEVLHGFAEYEMIIFGLILMTVMIFMPQGLTRGFIDIYQRARKKRQ
- a CDS encoding ABC transporter ATP-binding protein — encoded protein: MDRSRDDKKSQARKILKVQGLTKMFGGVRAQDNISFSIEQGIVCGLIGPNGAGKTTLFNMITGIYPPDKGQVIFNEKDTRKMAVHQRVKAGIARTFQHVELFSSMTLVENIMVGMHVRTKTGFWGAVTCLPWVQKEEKQARQKAFDLLEFTGLSPYAQTPACDLPVGRQKMAEIARALASDPLLLLLDEPAAGLNAVETETLGKLIARVKKKGVTMMLVEHDMSLAMGISDKIIVLDQGIKLAQGTPRQIQNNEAVMAAYLGQG
- a CDS encoding ABC transporter ATP-binding protein, encoding MLKIKNLKCRYGSIVAIHGVSLSVKQGELISIIGANGAGKSSLLLAICGLLKNWSGEIFFKDLPIKGMSPPAIVKSGISMVPEGRQIFYPLSVMDNLEMGAFTRYQKGEKKQVAKDFEMVMDMFPILRKRADQLAGTLSGGEQQMLDIARALMARPSLLVLDEPSMGLAPKFVEMIFKTVQHLRNQGVTILLVEQNARAALKISDRGYVLETGKMVLQGSADELLVDDDVKRAYLGQDYGNFYDGRD
- a CDS encoding AMP-binding protein, whose product is MMPDMTFEEKEQLKLERLQSTLNRAYKNVPFHRKRFTENTLLPQDIVALKDIVALKDIEKLPFMDRSHLSTHYPYGLFAVPLRDIVRIHTAPGTGKNPSISGYTKADLLIWKKLVARSYEAAGITQMDIIQIHLPPGLANWGRDYKDGGEAVGAGVIPNSSLSLSKTLMVIRDYKTTTLVTTPAFAEKLMAHMFDLGQNPNELNLKRIILVGEPVTGKTLSNLAERLHVDVWLNYGLSEIPGPAIAHDCGTTPLGTDHGHRLLHINDDHILPEIIDPETGTRVESGKKGELVLTTLSARALPLIRFRTGDMAKFVTQPCGCASVLMKIEWLDERADNAIIISGIKVSRDQVKQYLKAALKCKTPDCTMEKIRQNGSEILMISLVMDETLFSDEIKGLERLMAGTQKKLTEQTGIPVKIGLVQKRE
- a CDS encoding IS256 family transposase; protein product: MTEENTEFDFQKALKGIQEGKPFTGKGGVLTSLIKNLAEAALEGELESHLGQEVSANRRNGKSKKTIKSLDGKFELETPRDRAGTFSPQIVKKHQTTLSDEIERKIIALYGLGMSYNDMASHLQEIYGLEISNATLSTITDKIIHTVKEWQARPLENVYPIVWLDAIHYKVRENGKVGSKAVYTILGVNIEGRKEVLGLYISENEGANFWLQVLTDLSNRGVKDILIACVDGLKGFPEAIETIFPDTEVQLCVVHQIRNSLKYVGSKNKKEFMADLKRVYKAVNKDLAEEELDILENKWNDKYPIVIKSWRNNWERLSHFFKYPEEIRRIIYTTNTIEAVHRQFRKLTKTKGSFPNQDSLLKLLYMGIQNASKKWTMPIQNWSLTISQLAIFFEGRLDKELGI